From the genome of Acaryochloris sp. CCMEE 5410, one region includes:
- a CDS encoding AbrB family transcriptional regulator: MMPKKTKKQSKPLTGQALLTKVKTLNDLTREEKAKACGYSKVAKDGTERINVMAFLNAVLDAEGMDLDANGKSNKKMGGRHLTFRTSVHSNGNLMIGSPYTKKMELQPGDELEIALGRKHIHLKLMAEED; the protein is encoded by the coding sequence ATGATGCCGAAGAAAACTAAAAAACAAAGTAAGCCTTTAACAGGTCAAGCTCTATTGACTAAAGTGAAAACCCTAAACGATTTGACTCGGGAAGAAAAAGCCAAAGCTTGTGGCTACTCTAAAGTCGCTAAAGATGGCACTGAACGCATCAACGTCATGGCCTTCCTCAATGCCGTCTTAGACGCAGAAGGAATGGACCTAGATGCAAATGGCAAGAGCAACAAGAAGATGGGAGGACGTCACCTCACTTTTCGTACCAGCGTACATTCCAATGGCAATCTAATGATCGGAAGTCCCTACACCAAGAAAATGGAACTGCAACCGGGAGATGAGCTTGAAATTGCATTGGGGCGTAAGCATATTCATTTAAAACTCATGGCTGAAGAGGATTAA
- a CDS encoding VOC family protein: MRSLFEYVAEVMYFVSDRHAAAEWYSCLFDIEITWLENLEHFFIRVGDQEVWFHQSDSKVPSGAAGHVTYWQVTDFDVVLERAIHLGAKLYRGPLDRQDGNYMCQVMDPDGNLIGLIGPRYEDNGAGASI, translated from the coding sequence GTGAGAAGCTTGTTTGAGTATGTTGCTGAAGTCATGTATTTTGTCTCTGATCGTCATGCGGCAGCAGAATGGTATTCATGCTTGTTTGATATCGAGATTACCTGGTTGGAGAATTTGGAACACTTTTTTATAAGAGTTGGCGATCAAGAAGTATGGTTTCATCAATCAGATAGCAAAGTGCCATCAGGGGCAGCGGGACATGTTACCTATTGGCAGGTTACAGATTTTGATGTGGTACTTGAAAGAGCAATTCACTTGGGGGCAAAACTCTATCGAGGTCCATTGGATCGACAGGATGGGAATTATATGTGCCAAGTGATGGATCCTGACGGGAACTTGATTGGTCTAATTGGTCCAAGGTATGAAGACAATGGGGCCGGTGCAAGTATTTAG
- a CDS encoding helix-turn-helix transcriptional regulator, translating into MTCCRVMTGSSVAQTLIRWRLNEIMARHGIRPKELAETMKVSSTAVSNLRKRSMPRLSEETLNKLCHALNQLRQEEELITPGDLIEYTPDPESPKSTQDKIV; encoded by the coding sequence ATGACTTGCTGTAGAGTCATGACAGGCAGTTCTGTGGCTCAAACTTTGATTCGGTGGCGTTTAAACGAAATTATGGCTAGGCACGGTATTCGTCCTAAAGAGCTGGCTGAAACAATGAAGGTCAGTTCTACTGCCGTTTCCAACCTTCGTAAAAGAAGTATGCCAAGGCTATCGGAAGAAACATTAAACAAGCTTTGCCATGCTCTCAATCAATTACGCCAAGAAGAAGAGTTAATTACACCAGGAGATTTAATCGAATACACCCCTGACCCTGAATCACCAAAATCAACTCAAGATAAGATTGTCTGA
- a CDS encoding DUF3768 domain-containing protein produces MTTTEATQAPTIAQLNDRFRQGDHTLGQVFTTQLVQALSSVDQQELFRLVRTFDDFTPENDPYGEHDFGSVEFQDEKYFFKIDYYDKSLKYGSEAPRDPKVTTRVLTLMHSSEY; encoded by the coding sequence ATGACCACTACAGAAGCAACCCAAGCCCCCACTATCGCCCAACTCAATGACCGCTTTCGTCAAGGTGACCATACCCTAGGCCAGGTCTTCACCACTCAGCTTGTCCAGGCTCTCTCGTCAGTCGATCAACAGGAACTCTTTCGACTGGTCCGCACGTTCGATGACTTCACCCCAGAAAATGACCCTTATGGAGAGCATGACTTTGGCAGTGTGGAGTTTCAAGACGAAAAGTACTTTTTCAAGATTGATTATTACGACAAATCCTTGAAATACGGGTCAGAAGCTCCCCGTGATCCCAAGGTCACCACTAGGGTTCTGACGCTGATGCATTCAAGCGAATATTAG
- a CDS encoding transposase — MNIAQREQQIIRIQSQSSYASINEALESTLRLEANRVTQIAVESALDEEVQAYLSEIQGDRPRRSGYYQRILDTQYGRITQLSVPKLRKGNAGREWQILERYQRALGSLLEFCLGLYVMGLSLRDLQEALYEILGAVLSVNAINRITLKAQKQMLQSRQTRLEKTPFI; from the coding sequence ATGAACATTGCCCAACGCGAGCAGCAGATTATCCGCATCCAATCTCAAAGTTCCTATGCTTCTATTAACGAAGCCCTAGAATCAACCCTTCGTCTTGAAGCTAACCGAGTCACCCAGATTGCAGTAGAGTCAGCTCTAGACGAAGAAGTTCAAGCTTATCTATCAGAGATTCAAGGGGATCGACCTCGACGTTCAGGCTACTATCAACGGATCCTTGATACCCAGTACGGCAGGATTACTCAGCTGTCCGTTCCCAAACTACGGAAAGGGAATGCAGGCCGAGAGTGGCAGATTTTAGAGCGTTACCAACGAGCCCTTGGCAGCCTGCTAGAGTTTTGCCTAGGCCTGTATGTCATGGGCTTATCGCTTCGAGATCTGCAAGAAGCTCTCTATGAGATCCTGGGTGCAGTCTTATCCGTGAATGCCATTAACCGGATTACACTTAAAGCCCAGAAGCAGATGCTCCAAAGTCGTCAGACTCGTCTTGAGAAAACCCCTTTTATTTGA
- a CDS encoding transposase, with translation MEDQAGHIRKLRRAEDRVILVAMAIWPNGTQTVLHYEIAVQESEAAWLLFFEHLRQRGLQTHLVKLIVSDGTTGLPKVIRALFPLAQHQRCITHKVRAMLRHLGYEQLPHLDAQGQELSHSEAKKLRYSQIKHDAYAIYKAPDWEEAIVALLVFAQKWTDLEPDAVRTFTKDFALTLSFYDYDESIHSLIRTSNALERLFREFRTKADEIGAFPNEESCLAIFFLVSRRDHAKHDRLNNHGE, from the coding sequence TTGGAAGACCAAGCTGGGCATATTCGGAAACTACGCCGTGCGGAAGACAGAGTCATCTTAGTGGCCATGGCGATATGGCCAAATGGGACACAAACTGTTCTCCATTATGAAATTGCTGTCCAAGAATCTGAGGCAGCTTGGCTACTGTTCTTTGAGCACCTACGGCAACGAGGATTGCAAACCCATTTGGTGAAGCTGATTGTGAGTGATGGCACCACTGGGCTACCTAAGGTAATTCGCGCTCTGTTTCCCCTCGCGCAACATCAACGGTGCATTACCCATAAGGTTCGAGCGATGCTCCGGCATTTGGGCTATGAGCAATTGCCACACCTGGATGCTCAAGGACAAGAACTGTCCCACTCTGAAGCCAAGAAGCTGCGGTATTCACAAATTAAACACGATGCCTATGCTATCTATAAAGCGCCAGACTGGGAAGAAGCTATTGTTGCGTTGCTCGTGTTTGCACAGAAATGGACAGACCTTGAACCCGATGCGGTCAGAACCTTTACCAAAGATTTTGCCCTGACCTTGAGTTTCTATGATTATGATGAGTCCATTCATTCGCTGATTCGTACTTCCAATGCGCTAGAACGGTTGTTCCGAGAATTCCGAACCAAAGCTGATGAGATTGGTGCTTTCCCCAATGAGGAGAGCTGTTTAGCGATTTTCTTCCTCGTCTCACGCAGAGATCATGCCAAGCATGATCGTCTCAATAACCATGGCGAATAA
- a CDS encoding DNA cytosine methyltransferase, whose protein sequence is MNDLFIQNGDGLYLPQQSTYHQRQSGLLLPKRDYDTPITIDLFCGCGGFSLGMIEGGFQVVAAVEKDANAALTYLANLGAYPLDMNFVADKDEAKFTKLLEQIMQVDKDGGIAQCFLSGQHRPPERTGVEHFWLGDIRQLSGKQILDAIGVEVGEVDCVFGGPPCQGFSIAGKRQVLDPRNSLIFEFARMILEIRPKTFVMENVPGILSMVTPEGVPVIDAFCRVIADGGFSTYDALRKSLHQQAEAFGGIHQTSPAKKPKRKNPESDPQPQLSLFE, encoded by the coding sequence ATGAATGATTTGTTTATTCAAAACGGGGATGGCCTCTACCTCCCCCAGCAATCCACCTATCATCAACGACAGTCTGGGCTATTGCTCCCCAAACGTGACTATGACACTCCAATTACCATTGACCTATTTTGTGGCTGTGGCGGTTTCAGTCTGGGGATGATCGAGGGTGGCTTTCAAGTGGTGGCCGCAGTTGAAAAGGATGCCAATGCAGCACTAACTTATCTTGCCAATCTGGGGGCTTATCCCTTGGATATGAATTTTGTGGCAGACAAAGATGAGGCCAAATTCACGAAGCTACTTGAGCAAATCATGCAGGTTGATAAGGACGGTGGTATTGCTCAATGTTTCCTATCGGGCCAGCATCGGCCCCCAGAGCGTACCGGTGTGGAGCATTTTTGGCTGGGTGACATTCGGCAGCTTTCAGGAAAGCAAATCCTAGATGCCATTGGCGTGGAAGTTGGTGAAGTCGATTGTGTCTTTGGTGGCCCACCTTGCCAAGGCTTTTCAATCGCAGGTAAGCGACAGGTCCTCGATCCACGCAATAGCCTGATCTTTGAATTCGCCCGCATGATTTTGGAGATTCGACCCAAGACCTTTGTGATGGAGAACGTACCAGGAATTCTCAGTATGGTGACTCCTGAAGGCGTCCCGGTGATAGATGCCTTTTGCCGGGTCATCGCGGATGGGGGATTCTCAACCTACGATGCTCTTCGTAAATCCTTGCATCAGCAAGCAGAAGCATTTGGGGGTATTCATCAAACGAGTCCAGCGAAAAAGCCCAAAAGAAAGAATCCCGAATCAGATCCTCAACCACAATTGTCGTTATTTGAGTGA
- a CDS encoding MT-A70 family methyltransferase has translation MKTKYAPTDKRGQQKLAITLNLIPNTPPLPVGAFSLIVVDPPWSYHLRESDKTHRGRCPYPSMTDEEIVAMPVSSIAAPDSYLLLWTTNNHLPLAFKVMESWGFEYKAIHTWVKTTLDRSKIRYGVGHYGRNATEHVLIGRKGKAKTFTALGLTNIPTAFQAPLGQHSQKPEEFYQMADRLGDALGGQRIELFSRCPRPGWESWGAEA, from the coding sequence ATGAAAACTAAGTACGCACCAACCGATAAGCGTGGTCAGCAGAAGCTTGCCATCACGCTCAATCTTATTCCGAATACCCCACCCCTCCCCGTGGGTGCATTCTCCCTGATTGTGGTTGATCCGCCTTGGAGCTACCATCTCCGGGAATCCGACAAAACCCACCGTGGACGGTGCCCTTATCCCTCGATGACGGATGAGGAGATTGTAGCGATGCCTGTAAGTTCGATTGCGGCTCCTGATTCTTATCTGCTGTTGTGGACAACAAACAACCATCTACCATTAGCCTTCAAAGTCATGGAGTCCTGGGGATTTGAGTACAAAGCCATACATACGTGGGTTAAGACGACATTGGACAGGTCCAAGATTCGTTACGGCGTAGGACATTACGGTCGAAATGCAACTGAACACGTTCTCATAGGCCGCAAAGGCAAGGCTAAAACCTTTACGGCTCTTGGATTGACTAATATTCCCACCGCATTCCAGGCTCCCCTTGGTCAGCACTCTCAAAAGCCTGAAGAGTTTTACCAGATGGCGGATCGGCTAGGTGATGCCTTGGGCGGTCAGCGGATTGAGTTGTTCTCTCGGTGTCCTCGTCCGGGTTGGGAGAGCTGGGGAGCGGAGGCATAG
- a CDS encoding PD-(D/E)XK nuclease family protein produces MAYPLSATKLITYQQCPKAYNFRYERGLSSPSAFGSPAFGIALHKTLADIYKDWNYDYPLPSLDWFAVCWQAHTGELKPTQVHEGWMALQIYYEKYVAPLPQIRKPLGVEGKIKASFQVNNIEFSITGRYDRLDYTDKGLELIDYKTSKTIGPSDGIDLQLGLYFLILEQIYPEALETLSLIYLRQGQKVSFDVTPDHHQQVRELIGDIAVKLRADDEWKPEAGKHCNHCGYQKYCPAKSMKPEPLPEGTKEARQVQLVLGI; encoded by the coding sequence ATGGCTTATCCCCTCTCAGCCACTAAACTCATCACCTACCAGCAGTGCCCCAAAGCCTACAACTTCAGATATGAGCGGGGACTCTCTTCACCCTCTGCTTTTGGATCGCCTGCCTTTGGTATTGCCCTTCACAAAACCCTCGCAGATATCTACAAAGACTGGAACTACGATTACCCCCTCCCTTCCCTCGACTGGTTCGCCGTTTGCTGGCAGGCACATACTGGAGAGCTGAAACCCACCCAGGTTCATGAGGGGTGGATGGCATTGCAGATCTATTACGAGAAATATGTTGCCCCACTTCCTCAGATCCGCAAGCCGCTTGGCGTCGAGGGGAAGATCAAGGCCAGCTTCCAGGTGAACAATATTGAGTTTTCCATCACAGGTCGTTATGACCGCTTAGACTATACCGATAAGGGTCTGGAGCTGATTGACTACAAAACGAGCAAGACTATTGGCCCATCTGATGGAATAGATCTACAGCTAGGACTGTACTTTTTGATTCTGGAGCAGATCTACCCAGAGGCACTGGAAACGCTGAGTCTGATTTATCTACGGCAAGGTCAGAAAGTTTCATTTGATGTGACGCCTGACCATCACCAGCAGGTACGAGAGTTGATCGGGGATATCGCGGTAAAGCTCAGAGCAGATGATGAGTGGAAACCGGAAGCTGGTAAACACTGCAACCACTGTGGGTATCAGAAGTACTGTCCTGCGAAGTCCATGAAGCCAGAGCCATTGCCAGAGGGGACGAAGGAAGCGCGGCAGGTTCAATTAGTGTTGGGGATTTAA
- a CDS encoding Crp/Fnr family transcriptional regulator, translated as MPPTQILPTLSPNNGSQLLEEVYQGRQTYEFKRGITIPLHSQELWVVCRGILQLRTFDSEGNEAILGLAYPEMPFGLPFTQIDPYEVIALSDVVLMRITQIELERSSVLAQGILSQLNRRLQQAEDLLALVHLHPVSARCRELLLLLSKEIGEQTPEGIRIRVRLTHQQIADLAGVTRVTATRVLGELRKEGWLSIDRTRHLVVHSSRF; from the coding sequence ATGCCACCAACCCAGATTTTACCTACTTTATCCCCCAACAATGGGTCTCAGTTACTCGAAGAGGTCTATCAGGGACGCCAAACCTACGAATTTAAGCGGGGTATCACGATTCCGTTGCATTCCCAAGAACTTTGGGTGGTTTGCCGGGGAATCCTTCAACTACGGACTTTCGATAGTGAGGGGAATGAGGCGATCCTGGGATTGGCTTATCCAGAGATGCCCTTTGGTTTGCCCTTCACCCAGATTGACCCTTATGAAGTGATTGCGTTATCTGATGTAGTGCTGATGCGGATCACTCAGATAGAACTGGAGCGATCGTCTGTACTGGCACAAGGAATTCTGTCTCAACTCAATCGGCGTTTACAGCAGGCAGAAGACTTGCTAGCCTTGGTTCATCTCCATCCTGTGAGCGCTCGCTGTCGGGAGTTGCTGTTGTTGCTTAGCAAAGAAATAGGGGAACAGACCCCAGAAGGTATTCGAATTAGGGTTCGATTAACTCATCAACAAATTGCAGATCTGGCGGGGGTCACTCGTGTGACGGCCACTCGCGTTCTTGGTGAACTGCGAAAGGAAGGATGGCTATCTATCGACAGAACTCGTCATTTAGTTGTCCACAGCTCTAGGTTTTAG
- a CDS encoding N-acetyltransferase has product MMVSIEPITPASTVTFREVRLSALRESPSAFGSTYAEELKLSDVEWQQRAERCSGDNSVGYLAIDSGQPCGIVACFLHPEDLTSAHLASMWVTPNYRSKGVGQLLVRTVFKWIEAHHVITLILTVTSSNDRAIRFYERLGFVKTGNIEPYPNDPALFEYEMVRFFKDIQEC; this is encoded by the coding sequence ATGATGGTGTCCATCGAGCCTATTACTCCAGCATCAACAGTAACTTTTCGGGAAGTGAGGCTGTCTGCATTACGAGAGTCCCCCTCAGCTTTTGGGTCAACGTATGCTGAAGAATTGAAGCTGTCAGATGTTGAATGGCAGCAGCGCGCAGAACGATGCTCTGGTGACAATTCTGTTGGCTACCTAGCGATTGATAGTGGTCAGCCATGTGGCATTGTGGCCTGTTTCCTTCATCCAGAGGATTTGACATCAGCTCACTTAGCTTCAATGTGGGTTACCCCGAATTATCGTAGCAAAGGTGTGGGGCAACTTCTTGTTCGCACTGTTTTTAAGTGGATAGAAGCCCATCATGTCATAACATTGATCCTAACGGTGACTTCGAGCAACGATAGAGCTATTCGCTTTTATGAGCGCCTTGGGTTTGTGAAGACTGGAAATATCGAGCCATACCCAAATGACCCCGCGCTCTTTGAATACGAGATGGTCCGCTTCTTCAAGGATATCCAGGAGTGTTGA
- a CDS encoding ParB/RepB/Spo0J family partition protein, with translation MASRRSLTLRKGKDTEAALESFVLNDDLLNSKGQPAWSKSPIVEIKLDKIILPEFQLRLYYDREKIEQIKATIQSVGIREPLLLRPIPGKGKYFELIAGSQRRLAAEELGHRMVPAKVDEVDDLIALKIAIIENEARSDINPFERTRGIIQLLSTGLQMSNDEVAQILTSLFNAENRRSDNNVIINDEQKRFILSVFEEMGLNWKSFVANKLQLINLPTDVVTFLESGKVSYTKAIRIARVKDEDIREELLKRVVAEELTVKQLQSLITTVSSKTNSSEEIILRDRARAVLKRATSPKLLKDKKIRKKVESLTNQLESLISECE, from the coding sequence ATGGCTAGCCGTCGTTCGCTTACTCTCAGGAAGGGAAAAGATACTGAAGCTGCTTTAGAGAGCTTTGTACTTAACGATGATCTTCTTAATTCCAAAGGCCAGCCTGCTTGGAGTAAGTCTCCAATTGTGGAAATAAAGCTTGATAAAATTATTCTCCCTGAATTTCAGCTTAGGCTTTATTACGATCGAGAGAAAATCGAACAAATCAAGGCTACGATTCAATCTGTTGGTATTAGAGAGCCGCTATTATTAAGACCGATACCTGGCAAAGGTAAGTATTTTGAGCTAATTGCAGGTTCGCAACGTAGACTTGCCGCTGAAGAGTTAGGCCATCGGATGGTGCCAGCAAAAGTTGATGAAGTTGATGATCTCATTGCACTAAAAATAGCAATTATCGAGAATGAAGCACGGTCAGACATTAATCCTTTTGAACGTACTCGTGGAATCATCCAACTTCTATCAACTGGCCTTCAAATGAGTAACGACGAAGTTGCTCAGATCTTGACTTCACTCTTTAACGCAGAAAACCGTCGTAGCGATAATAACGTTATTATCAACGATGAGCAAAAAAGATTTATTCTTTCTGTCTTTGAAGAGATGGGACTAAACTGGAAGTCTTTCGTTGCTAACAAACTGCAACTCATCAATCTACCTACTGATGTAGTTACATTTCTTGAATCAGGAAAAGTCTCATATACGAAAGCAATCCGCATAGCTAGAGTTAAAGACGAAGACATTCGAGAAGAATTACTAAAACGTGTTGTTGCAGAAGAGCTTACTGTTAAACAACTTCAGAGTCTCATTACTACTGTCTCAAGCAAGACAAATAGTAGCGAAGAAATTATTCTGCGCGATCGAGCTAGAGCTGTATTAAAAAGAGCTACAAGTCCAAAATTATTAAAGGACAAAAAGATTCGCAAAAAAGTTGAATCACTAACTAATCAACTTGAATCCCTTATTTCAGAGTGTGAGTAA
- a CDS encoding ParA family protein: MITATRDKQLSTKKKKFIPPTKPVIIAFLSQKGGVGKTTTATHARDWFEQFGSVGFIDADAQRSSSKWLSAISPEIEYTVMGEARTLLRELPNVKEQFDYVIVDAPGSMEDVSRAILSRCDIVVIPCQTSQLDLDSNDETIEMVEVAQDIRGGLPKAVLFFNRAEEGTILLREALEAADKDENTRKHVFPLDTVIHQRTCIMDTPGQRTTAIREVQRLEENRRKRKLKKKTKNFTPIEMARNEYCELFEEITRIING, from the coding sequence ATGATCACAGCTACAAGAGATAAGCAATTGAGCACTAAGAAAAAGAAGTTTATACCCCCCACTAAACCCGTAATTATTGCTTTTCTCAGCCAGAAAGGTGGAGTTGGCAAAACCACCACAGCCACACATGCTCGTGATTGGTTTGAGCAATTTGGCTCTGTAGGATTTATAGATGCAGATGCCCAAAGAAGCAGTTCAAAATGGCTCTCAGCAATCAGTCCAGAAATAGAATATACAGTCATGGGTGAAGCAAGAACGCTTCTGAGAGAGCTGCCAAACGTAAAAGAACAATTTGATTATGTCATCGTAGATGCTCCTGGAAGTATGGAAGATGTATCCAGAGCAATTTTGAGCCGTTGCGATATTGTTGTCATTCCATGTCAAACCTCACAACTAGATCTGGATAGCAACGATGAAACTATTGAAATGGTCGAAGTTGCACAAGACATTAGAGGGGGCTTACCTAAAGCCGTTCTATTCTTTAATCGTGCTGAGGAAGGCACCATCTTATTACGGGAAGCTCTTGAAGCGGCAGACAAAGATGAAAATACCAGGAAGCATGTGTTCCCTCTTGATACAGTCATCCATCAAAGAACATGCATAATGGATACTCCAGGCCAGAGAACTACAGCGATTAGAGAAGTACAACGCCTAGAAGAAAATCGCAGAAAGAGAAAGTTAAAAAAGAAAACCAAAAACTTCACTCCTATAGAAATGGCTCGAAACGAGTATTGTGAACTTTTTGAAGAAATCACGAGGATCATTAATGGCTAG